A single Rhopalosiphum padi isolate XX-2018 chromosome 4, ASM2088224v1, whole genome shotgun sequence DNA region contains:
- the LOC132930643 gene encoding transitional endoplasmic reticulum ATPase TER94, whose amino-acid sequence MSEPAKGEELATAILKQKDRPNRLIVEEAINDDNSVIALSQAKMDELQLFRGDTVLLKGKRRKESVCIVLSDETCPDEKVRMNRVVRNNLRVRISDIVQIQQCPDVKYGKRIHVLPIDDTVEGLTGNLFEVFLKPYFLEAYRPIHKDDNFIVRGGMRAVEFKVVETDPSPYCIVAYDTVIHCEGDPIKREEEEEASNTVGYDDIGGCRKQLAQIKEMVELPLRHPSLFKAIGVKPPRGILLYGPPGTGKTLIARAVANETGAFFFLINGPEIMSKLAGESESNLRKAFEEADRNSPSIIFIDELDAIAPKREKTHGEVERRIVSQLLTLMDGLKSSSHVIVMAATNRPNSIDSALRRFGRFDREIDIGIPDATGRLEVLRIHTKNMKLAEEVDLEQIAAETHGHVGADLASLCSEAALQQIREKMDLIDLEDDQIDAEVLNSLAVTMENFRYAMGKSSPSALRETIVEVPNITWEDIGGLANVKRELQELVQYPVEHPDKFLKFGMQPSRGVLFYGPPGCGKTLLAKAIANECQANFISVKGPELLTMWFGESEANVRDIFDKARAAAPCVLFFDELDSIAKSRGGNVGDAGGAADRVINQILTEMDGMGAKKNVFIIGATNRPDIIDPAILRPGRLDQLIYIPLPDEKSREAIFKANLRKSPVAKDVDLDYIAKVTHGYSGADLTEVCQRACKLAIRQSIEAEIRREREAASNQGMETDVAEDDPVPEITKAHFEEAMLYARRSVTDNDIRKYEMFSQTLQQSRGFGTNFRFPTTTGTPAANNATTGGDQATFQDDGDDDLYN is encoded by the exons ATGTCCGAACCAGCGAAAGG cgAGGAATTAGCCACTGCAATTTTGAAGCAAAAAGATCGTCCAAATAGGCTCATTGTAGAAGAAGCTATCAACGATGATAACTCAGTCATTGCATTATCTCAG gcTAAAATGGATGAATTACAACTCTTTCGTGGAGATACCGTGTTGCTAAAAGGCAAACGCCGTAAAGAATCTGTTTGTATTGTGTTATCCGATGAAACTTGCCCAGATGAAAAAGTACGCATGAACAGAGTTGTGCGTAACAATTTACGTGTCAGAATATCAGATATTGTTCAAATACAACAATGTCCTGATGTAAAGTATGGAAAACGTATTCATGTGCTTCCAATCGATGATACAGTAGAAGGATTAACTGG AAATTTGTTTGAAGTTTTTCTTAAACCCTACTTCTTAGAAGCATATAGACCTATACATAAAGATGATAATTTCATTGTTCGTGGAGGTATGAGAGCTGTAGAATTCAAAGTTGTTGAAACTGATCCATCACCATATTGTATTGTTGCTTATGACACAGTTATACATTGTGAAGGGGATCCAATCAAAAGAgaa gAAGAAGAAGAAGCTTCAAACACAGTTGGTTATGATGATATTGGAGGTTGCCGCAAACAATTGGCACAGATTAAAGAAATGGTCGAACTCCCACTCAGACATCCAAGTTTATTCAAGGCTATTGGTGTAAAGCCACCTAGAGGAATTTTGTTATATGGACCTCCTGGTACTGGAAAAACACTTATTGCCCGTGCTGTTGCAAATGAAACTGGGGCATTCTTTTTCTTAATCAATGGTCCTGAAATTATGAGTAAACTTGCTGGTGAATCTGAAAGTAACTTAAGAAAAGCTTTTGAAGAGGCTGATAGAAACTCTCCTTCCATTATTTTCATTGATGAATTAGATGCTATTGCACCCAAACGTGAAAaa ACTCATGGTGAAGTAGAACGCCGTATTGTATCTCAATTACTAACACTCATGGATGGATTAAAATCTTCATCTCATGTCATTGTTATGGCTGCAACCAATCGTCCAAATTCAATAGATTCAGCTCTTAGACGTTTTGGACGCTTCGATAGAGAAATTGATATTGGAATACCAGATGCTACTGGGCGTTTAGAAGTATTGCGTATACATACTAAGAACATGAAACTTGCTGAGGAAGTTGACTTGGAacag ATTGCTGCTGAAACTCATGGTCATGTTGGTGCTGATCTTGCCTCATTGTGTTCTGAAGCTGCCCTGCAACAAATCCGTGAAAAAATGGACTTGATAGATTTAGAAGATGATCAAATTGATGCTGAAGTATTGAATTCATTAGCTGTCACCATGGAAAACTTTagg tatgccATGGGTAAGAGTAGCCCAAGTGCTTTAAGAGAGACAATAGTTGAGGTTCCAAATATTACATGGGAAGATATTGGAGGTTTGGCCAATGTGAAACGTGAATTACAAGAACTTGTTCAg tATCCAGTTGAACACCCAGACAAGTTTTTGAAATTTGGTATGCAACCTTCAAGAGGTGTTTTGTTTTATGGACCTCCAGGTTGCGGTAAAACTTTATTAGCAAAAGCCATTGCTAATGAATGTCAAGCTAACTTTATATCAGTAAAGGGTCCAGAACTGTTAACTATGTGGTTTGGTGAATCAGAAGCTAATGTCCGTGATATCTTTGATAAG gcAAGAGCTGCTGCTCCATGTGTACTGTTTTTCGATGAGTTAGACTCCATTGCTAAATCTAGAGGAGGAAATGTTGGTGATGCTGGTGGTGCAGCTGACAGAGTAATCAACCAGATTTTAACTGAAATGGATGGTATGGGCGCCAAAAAGAATGTATTCATAATTGGTGCTACCAACAGACCTG atATCATTGATCCTGCTATTCTTCGTCCAGGACGTTTAGATCAATTGATCTATATTCCTCTGCCTGATGAAAAATCACGCGAAGCCATTTTCAAGGCTAATTTGAGGAAATCTCCTGTTgccaaa gATGTCGACCTCGACTACATTGCAAAAGTCACTCACGGTTATTCTGGTGCTGACTTGACTGAAGTATGTCAACGTGCCTGCAAACTTGCAATTAGGCAAAGTATTGAGGCAGAAATAAGACGTGAGCGTGAAGCTGCCTCAAACCAAGGAATGGag aCTGATGTTGCTGAAGATGATCCCGTCCCAGAAATCACAAAAGCTCACTTTGAAGAAGCTATGTTATATGCCCGTCGTTCTGTAACTGACAATGACATACGCAAATATGAGATGTTTTCTCAAACATTACAACAGTCTCGTGGTTTTGGCACTAATTTCAGGTTCCCCACAACGACAGGCACACCGGCTGCTAACAATGCAACAACTGGTGGCGATCAAGCCACATTCCAAGATGATGGCGACGATGACTTGTACAACTAA
- the LOC132930644 gene encoding cyclin-Q isoform X1 produces the protein MGKKAPKMKSITKSKTKTHKQKVKSHKKNKNISKPKYRTKLRSESQDKFKKPEAPLTDYLAHKSNYIAVRFIFECGIKLGLKHVTICSAAVYFHKFYKHVDENTYDNYSIASATLYLASKVHDETVRLRDLINVCYHTLHRDAAPLRLAEDYWNFRDSIVHAEMLIMRIVQFDTTFDHPHNYFLHYVQTLRPVFYSKHGKDIIVFKKAYDFLHDFYHSSDILKYKAQHIAIACIELAIKVYGIPSQIIDYEIQPWYQALVEDLDKDTLWNAMAAIMDTYDLELTD, from the exons ATGGGTAAAAAAGCACCAAAAATGAAGAGCATTACCAAAAGCAAGACGAAGACCCACAAGCAGAAGGTTAAATCtcataagaaaaacaaaaacatttcaaaaccGAAGTATCGAACAAAACTGCGTTCAGAGAGCcaagacaaatttaaaaaaccagaGGCACCTCTTACTGACTATTTGGCGCACAAGTCAAATTACATTGCTGTACGATTTATATTTGAATGCG GTATTAAACTGGGTTTAAAACATGTAACTATATGCTCAGCTGCAGTTTACTTCCATAAGTTTTATAAACATGTTGATGAAAACACATATGACAATTAT TCCATAGCTAGTGCAACTTTATATTTGGCTAGTAAAGTACATGATGAAACCGTCAGACTTCGAGATTTGATAAATGTGTGTTACCACACATTACACAGAGATGCAGCTCCATTGCGTTTAGCTGAAGATTATTGGAACTTCCGGGATTCCATTGTGCACGCCGAAATGCTAATCATGAGAATAGTGCAATTTGACACTACTTTTGATCATCCACACAac tattttttgcACTACGTTCAGACTCTACGTCcagttttttattcaaaacatggCAAGGAcatcattgtatttaaaaaagcaTATGATTTCTTACAC gatttttatcATAGCAGTGATATACTCAAGTATAAGGCACAGCACATTGCAATTGCTTGTATTGAACTAGCAATCAAAGTTTATGGCATTCCATCTCAAATAATTGATTATGAAATTCAACCGTGGTATCAG gCATTGGTTGAAGATTTGGACAAGGATACACTTTGGAATGCTATGGCCGCAATCATGGACACATACGATCTCGAGTTAACTGACTAA
- the LOC132930644 gene encoding cyclin-Q isoform X2, giving the protein MGKKAPKMKSITKSKTKTHKQKVKSHKKNKNISKPKYRTKLRSESQDKFKKPEAPLTDYLAHKSNYIAVRFIFECGIKLGLKHVTICSAAVYFHKFYKHVDENTYDNYSIASATLYLASKVHDETVRLRDLINVCYHTLHRDAAPLRLAEDYWNFRDSIVHAEMLIMRIVQFDTTFDHPHNYFLHYVQTLRPVFYSKHGKDIIVFKKAYDFLHDFYHSSDILKYKAQHIAIACIELAIKVYGIPSQIIDYEIQPWYQQLFAKKTLLYCLQNMSKN; this is encoded by the exons ATGGGTAAAAAAGCACCAAAAATGAAGAGCATTACCAAAAGCAAGACGAAGACCCACAAGCAGAAGGTTAAATCtcataagaaaaacaaaaacatttcaaaaccGAAGTATCGAACAAAACTGCGTTCAGAGAGCcaagacaaatttaaaaaaccagaGGCACCTCTTACTGACTATTTGGCGCACAAGTCAAATTACATTGCTGTACGATTTATATTTGAATGCG GTATTAAACTGGGTTTAAAACATGTAACTATATGCTCAGCTGCAGTTTACTTCCATAAGTTTTATAAACATGTTGATGAAAACACATATGACAATTAT TCCATAGCTAGTGCAACTTTATATTTGGCTAGTAAAGTACATGATGAAACCGTCAGACTTCGAGATTTGATAAATGTGTGTTACCACACATTACACAGAGATGCAGCTCCATTGCGTTTAGCTGAAGATTATTGGAACTTCCGGGATTCCATTGTGCACGCCGAAATGCTAATCATGAGAATAGTGCAATTTGACACTACTTTTGATCATCCACACAac tattttttgcACTACGTTCAGACTCTACGTCcagttttttattcaaaacatggCAAGGAcatcattgtatttaaaaaagcaTATGATTTCTTACAC gatttttatcATAGCAGTGATATACTCAAGTATAAGGCACAGCACATTGCAATTGCTTGTATTGAACTAGCAATCAAAGTTTATGGCATTCCATCTCAAATAATTGATTATGAAATTCAACCGTGGTATCAG cAATTATTTGCCAAAAAAACCTTATTATATTGTCTACAAAATATgagcaaaaattaa
- the LOC132928956 gene encoding large ribosomal subunit protein uL11 encodes MPPKFDPSEVKEVYMRCVGGEVGATSSLAPKIGPLGLSPKKVGDDIAKATSDWKGLKITVKLTIQNRVATISVVPSASSLVIKALKEPPRDRKKVKNVKHNGNVTLDEIINISRTMRPRSMARTLAGTVKEILGSAQSVGCTVDGKNPHDIIEAIDDGAVVVPEE; translated from the exons ATGCCACCCAAATTCGATCCAAGCGAAGTCAAAGAAG TGTACATGAGATGTGTTGGAGGAGAAGTTGGCGCTACATCTTCTCTTGCTCCCAAAATTGGTCCATTGGGTTTG tctccCAAGAAAGTCGGTGATGATATTGCTAAAGCTACATCTGACTGGAAAGGTCTAAAAATCACTGTTAAATTGACCATCCAAAACAGAGTAGCTACAATTTCTGTTGTCCCTTCTGCATCATCATTGGTAATCAAAGCTCTTAAAGAACCACCACGTGATAGAAAGAAGGTTAAAAATG ttaAACACAATGGTAATGTGACTTTGGATGAAATCATTAACATTAGTAGAACAATGAGACCGAGATCAATGGCCAGAACTTTGGCTGGAACCGTAAAAGAAATTTTAGGATCTGCTcag AGTGTTGGATGTACTGTTGATGGAAAGAATCCTCACGATATCATTGAAGCAATTGATGATGGCGCTGTAGTTGTTCCGGAAGAATAA
- the LOC132928955 gene encoding LOW QUALITY PROTEIN: dnaJ protein homolog 1-like (The sequence of the model RefSeq protein was modified relative to this genomic sequence to represent the inferred CDS: deleted 1 base in 1 codon) yields MMGKDYYQILGVSKGAADDEIKKAYRKLALKYHPDKNKSAGAEEKFKEVAEAYEVLSDKKKRDIYDKYGEDGLKGGAGLGNNSNNYSYTYHGDPRATFAQFFGSSNPFGNIFGNSGSMFDDEMDFDDGFIRMSHGPGMGAFRSQSFNVHGSPMGRTKEKAQDPAIEHEVYVSLEDISRGCTKKMKISRRVLQPDGTSRKEDKVLTINIKPGWKSGTKITFQKEGDQAMNRIPSDIVFVIRDKPHPVFKRDGNDIRYTVPISLKQALCGVDVVVPTLTDKKLPLNLKSEVVKPSTVKRFQGYGLPFAKEQSRKGDLLVSFDIKFPETISPAMRTVLCDTLP; encoded by the exons ATGATGGGAAAGGACTATTACCAAATCCTTGGAGTGTCAAAAGGAGCAGCAGACGATGAAATTAAAAAGGCATATCGAAAATTGGCACTCAAATACCacccagacaaaaataaaagtgCTGGAGCTGAAGAAAAATTCAAAGAAGTAGCAGAAGCATATGAAGTActaagtgataaaaaaaaacgtgatatatatgataaatatggtGAAGACGGTCTTAAAGGAGGTGCTGGTCTAGGAAATAATTCTAATAACTATTCATATACTTACCATGGTGATCCTAGAGCAACTTTTGCACAGTTCTTTGGCTCATCAAATCCATTTGGAAATATATTTGGTAATAGTGGTTCAATGTTTGATGATGAAATGGACTTTGATGATGGTTTTATTAGAATGTCTCATGGTCCTGGCATGGGTGCCTTTAGGTCGCAGTCATTCAATGTTCATGGTTCACCCATGGGACGAACTAAAGAAAAAGCTCAAGACCCAGCTATTGAACATGAAGTATATGTGTCATTAGAAGATATAAGTAGAGGGTGTACAAAGAAAATGAAAATCTCTAGACGAGTGCTCCAACCAGACGGAACTTCTAGAAAAGAAGACAAAGTTTTAACAATCAATATCAAACCTGGTTGGAAATCG GGTACTaaaataacatttcaaaaaGAAGGAGATCAGGCCATGAACAGAATACCTTCAGacattgtttttgtaataagAGACAAACCTCATCCAGTTTTCAAACGTGATGGAAATGATATTAGATATACAGTTCCAATATCTCTTAaacaa gcaCTATGTGGCGTAGATGTTGTAGTTCCTACTTTAACAGACAAAAAATTACCTCTCAACCTAAAATCAGAAGTTGTAAAACCTTCAACGGTAAAACGATTTCAAGGTTATGGTCTTCCATTTGCTAAAGAACAATCAAGAAAAGGAGATTTATTAGTAtcgtttgatattaaatttcctGAAACAATTTCACCTGCTATGAGAACTGTTTTGTGTGATACGCTACCGTGA